The proteins below come from a single Candidatus Auribacterota bacterium genomic window:
- a CDS encoding tetratricopeptide repeat protein produces MLRPFYGIIKKEKAKGGVPMCRSIVLRCAAAYLFCARPILDASGPISAPSGMMVLYGGAATIAKNEAGPGELHLIDFFSRRPERGRHSGTHPRGGGERDQIGGQMSPGRAGATENLIQQGTSSPRQHDQCAAWQQAPLDSARETQDDALDEARALEAKGLDEEALLIVSSLIVDNDEFVEAYLERAKIYLNRNMFDLAARDYREAISCSASSVEAHYGLGITCEKWAERLEASGDSPRAYEKYREAIIEYKKTLWYSRGYAPAYYGLGCAYSRLGMREDALYYFKRAMESAERGSDLARRARHNVQLLGGY; encoded by the coding sequence TTGCTACGGCCATTCTATGGTATCATAAAAAAGGAAAAAGCAAAAGGGGGAGTGCCGATGTGCCGCTCTATTGTCCTCCGCTGCGCGGCAGCGTATCTGTTCTGCGCGCGACCAATCCTCGATGCATCTGGCCCCATTTCAGCTCCTTCCGGCATGATGGTGCTGTATGGCGGCGCGGCAACAATTGCCAAAAATGAGGCGGGCCCGGGGGAGCTTCATCTGATCGATTTTTTCTCCCGCAGGCCTGAGAGGGGTAGGCATTCTGGTACGCACCCTCGGGGAGGGGGAGAGAGGGATCAGATCGGCGGGCAGATGTCTCCCGGCCGCGCGGGCGCCACGGAAAATCTTATTCAGCAGGGCACATCATCTCCCCGCCAGCATGATCAGTGCGCCGCATGGCAACAGGCTCCTCTCGATTCTGCCCGGGAGACGCAGGACGATGCCCTCGACGAGGCGAGGGCGCTCGAGGCAAAGGGATTGGACGAGGAGGCGTTGCTCATCGTGAGCAGTTTGATAGTAGACAACGATGAGTTCGTGGAGGCCTATCTTGAGCGGGCTAAAATTTACTTGAACAGGAATATGTTTGATCTCGCCGCAAGGGATTACCGGGAGGCGATATCGTGCAGTGCGAGTAGCGTCGAGGCCCACTACGGCCTCGGGATAACCTGTGAGAAGTGGGCGGAGAGATTGGAAGCGTCGGGAGATAGCCCGCGGGCGTATGAAAAATATCGCGAGGCAATCATCGAGTACAAAAAGACACTCTGGTATAGCCGTGGCTATGCCCCGGCCTACTACGGTCTGGGATGTGCGTACTCGAGGCTGGGTATGAGGGAAGACGCCCTCTACTATTTTAAAAGGGCGATGGAAAGCGCAGAACGCGGCTCAGACCTGGCGCGCCGGGCACGGCACAATGTGCAATTGCTGGGAGGATACTGA
- a CDS encoding nitronate monooxygenase: MNYRELFRENRLCRLLGIEYPIIGGGMTWVSDASLCAAVSEAGGVGILAAGNLPPDLLREQITHARKLTRKPIGVNLVGISPNFSSHLDIALALRPDLVTLGADPNFQEHIAALLGCGIKVFPLAASVLMATLAEEAGAQAVIPEGQEAGGHISNVSTMPFIPQVVDAVTIPVIAAGGIGDGRGMAAAFALGAEGIQIGTALIVADECGVHENYKQAVLNAEDRSTAVTGISIGKPVRALRNKLTRQLRKMEDEGVPWTEIELLAAGKLREAAQEGNVREGSVMMGQVAGLIKKKAPAKEIIENILTGFAQTIKTLDSKYI; this comes from the coding sequence GTGAACTACCGAGAGCTCTTTCGCGAGAACCGGCTCTGCCGCCTCTTAGGGATAGAGTATCCCATCATCGGCGGTGGGATGACATGGGTTTCTGACGCGAGCTTGTGCGCGGCTGTCTCAGAGGCCGGAGGCGTGGGCATCCTCGCCGCGGGCAATCTCCCACCCGATCTTCTGAGAGAGCAGATCACACATGCCAGAAAACTTACACGGAAGCCCATCGGCGTTAACCTGGTTGGCATCTCTCCCAATTTCTCTTCGCATCTGGATATCGCCCTCGCACTCCGCCCCGATCTGGTTACCCTCGGAGCCGACCCCAACTTTCAAGAGCACATCGCCGCGCTCCTGGGGTGCGGGATCAAGGTATTTCCGCTCGCCGCTTCAGTCCTGATGGCCACACTCGCCGAAGAGGCAGGGGCTCAGGCCGTGATCCCCGAGGGGCAGGAAGCGGGCGGGCATATCAGCAACGTCTCGACCATGCCGTTCATTCCTCAAGTTGTTGACGCGGTCACCATCCCCGTCATCGCCGCAGGCGGCATCGGCGACGGCCGGGGTATGGCCGCCGCATTCGCCCTCGGCGCGGAGGGTATCCAGATCGGCACCGCCCTGATCGTCGCCGATGAATGCGGCGTGCACGAAAACTACAAGCAGGCGGTGCTCAACGCGGAGGACCGCTCCACCGCGGTCACGGGCATCTCCATCGGTAAGCCGGTGCGGGCGCTCCGCAACAAGCTCACGCGACAGCTCAGGAAGATGGAGGATGAGGGAGTCCCCTGGACAGAGATCGAGCTTTTGGCCGCCGGCAAGCTGCGGGAAGCCGCCCAGGAAGGCAACGTGCGCGAGGGATCGGTCATGATGGGCCAGGTTGCCGGATTGATTAAGAAGAAAGCTCCTGCAAAGGAGATTATTGAAAATATACTGACAGGCTTCGCGCAAACAATTAAAACGCTTGACTCAAAATATATCTAA
- a CDS encoding aspartate aminotransferase family protein, whose protein sequence is MPEKKLTFDEIKKMREEYLLPSTMTYFSTPLNIVRGEMQYVYDDRGRKYLDAFSAVVTISVGHCHPDIVPKVVQQLQTLQHMTTLYYHPVIVRYAQKLASVMPGELKVSFFTNSGCEANELSALLAKNYTGNQEFLALRHSFHGRTLMAMSLTGQSAWRHSLPYVFGVSHVPAGYCYRCPYHLTYPACDLVCARQVEEIIKYSTSGHIAAFIAEPIQGFGGVVCPPKEYFKIAYDIVRRYGGICISDEVQTGFGRTGDKMWGIEQWGCIPDIIVMAKGIGNGVPLGAVTTTRKIAESMRGKVHFNTYGGNPVSMTQGLGVLEVLEKYNYAHNAKVMGDTLMGGLKELQDKHPMIGDVRGMGLMLGIELVKDRTTKEPAAKETLHLMDLCKDMGLLVGKGAMAGNVIRIKPPLCIDGGDVDFILKTLDTCLGTVEKGM, encoded by the coding sequence ATGCCAGAGAAGAAGCTCACGTTTGATGAGATCAAAAAGATGAGGGAGGAGTATCTCCTCCCGAGCACGATGACCTATTTCAGCACGCCGTTGAACATCGTGCGGGGCGAGATGCAATACGTCTATGACGACCGCGGCAGAAAATACCTTGACGCGTTCAGCGCCGTCGTCACCATCAGCGTCGGACACTGCCACCCCGATATCGTCCCCAAGGTGGTACAACAGCTGCAGACGCTCCAGCACATGACCACGCTCTACTACCATCCCGTCATCGTCCGCTACGCGCAGAAGCTCGCGAGCGTCATGCCGGGTGAGCTCAAGGTTAGTTTTTTCACCAACAGCGGCTGTGAGGCCAACGAGCTCTCGGCGCTCCTGGCAAAGAATTACACCGGCAACCAGGAATTCCTCGCCCTGCGCCACTCATTCCACGGCAGGACGCTCATGGCCATGAGCCTCACGGGGCAGTCCGCCTGGCGCCACAGCCTCCCCTACGTCTTCGGCGTCTCGCATGTCCCCGCCGGCTACTGCTACCGGTGCCCCTACCACCTCACCTACCCCGCGTGCGATCTCGTGTGCGCCCGGCAGGTCGAGGAGATCATTAAATACAGCACCTCCGGCCACATTGCGGCATTCATAGCCGAGCCGATCCAGGGTTTCGGGGGCGTGGTCTGCCCACCTAAGGAATATTTCAAAATTGCCTACGATATCGTCCGCAGGTATGGGGGCATTTGCATTTCCGACGAAGTGCAAACCGGATTCGGGCGCACCGGCGACAAGATGTGGGGAATCGAGCAATGGGGCTGCATCCCCGATATCATCGTCATGGCTAAAGGGATCGGCAACGGCGTGCCGCTGGGCGCCGTGACGACCACCAGAAAAATCGCCGAATCCATGCGCGGCAAGGTGCACTTCAATACCTACGGCGGGAACCCCGTTTCCATGACGCAGGGGCTGGGAGTCCTGGAGGTTCTCGAGAAATACAACTATGCGCACAACGCGAAAGTGATGGGCGATACACTCATGGGGGGGCTCAAGGAGCTCCAGGATAAGCATCCGATGATAGGCGACGTGCGCGGCATGGGGCTCATGCTCGGGATCGAGCTCGTGAAAGACCGCACGACAAAGGAACCCGCGGCGAAGGAGACGCTGCATCTCATGGATCTCTGCAAGGACATGGGCCTGCTCGTCGGGAAAGGGGCGATGGCCGGCAACGTCATCCGCATCAAGCCGCCCCTCTGTATCGATGGCGGCGATGTCGATTTTATCCTCAAGACCCTCGATACGTGCCTTGGGACCGTCGAGAAGGGGATGTAG
- a CDS encoding WG repeat-containing protein, with product MRRAFLPFLLCICACIDCKPAKSEDGDEKEEHTAQEPSTEFLSKTYKDIKRVKIGNKYGFVNEKGETVIEPKFGWVSLFYDGLAKACVDCKVVEIQVKGRQRWQDFKVESAPGAWGYIDRSGKFVIPPKFDSIRYFSDGFAAVKIGDKWGFIDKSGSFIVKPKFDDARLFFRGFAIVKIGDKKGFINESGDSIVKPQFDDARFFSEGFAAVKLGDKWGFVDKSGNCIVKPQYDYCRHFSEGMAAVRIGKAGSLRVGNDRWGYIDRTGQCVIKPQFKEAGFFSTGLAPVFCVGKYKWGYIDKQGKVIIEPRFDRADIFVPKTGYARVKIDGRYWYIDKKGSLIKEAEPPRRQCQLKL from the coding sequence ATGAGAAGGGCATTTCTTCCGTTCTTATTATGTATTTGTGCATGCATTGACTGTAAGCCTGCAAAATCAGAAGACGGAGATGAAAAAGAGGAGCACACGGCTCAAGAACCATCCACGGAATTCTTGTCCAAAACCTATAAGGATATAAAGAGAGTAAAGATCGGAAATAAATATGGGTTTGTTAATGAGAAAGGCGAAACTGTTATTGAGCCGAAGTTCGGTTGGGTTTCATTATTTTACGATGGTCTTGCGAAAGCATGTGTTGATTGCAAAGTGGTTGAGATACAAGTCAAGGGCCGACAGCGCTGGCAGGATTTTAAAGTGGAGTCGGCGCCAGGAGCATGGGGGTATATAGATAGGAGTGGTAAATTTGTAATACCACCGAAGTTCGATTCGATACGCTATTTCTCGGATGGATTCGCTGCAGTAAAAATTGGTGACAAGTGGGGATTTATAGACAAAAGCGGGAGTTTTATCGTCAAACCGAAGTTCGATGATGCACGCCTTTTTTTTAGGGGATTCGCTATAGTAAAAATTGGTGACAAAAAGGGTTTTATAAACGAAAGCGGGGATTCCATTGTTAAGCCACAATTCGATGATGCACGCTTTTTTTCAGAGGGATTCGCTGCGGTGAAACTTGGTGACAAATGGGGCTTCGTAGACAAGAGCGGTAATTGCATTGTTAAACCACAATATGACTACTGCAGGCATTTTTCTGAAGGGATGGCGGCAGTCCGTATAGGGAAAGCGGGAAGCTTACGAGTGGGAAATGACAGATGGGGATATATTGATAGAACCGGACAATGTGTAATTAAGCCCCAATTTAAAGAGGCCGGATTCTTCTCTACAGGCTTGGCCCCGGTATTTTGCGTCGGCAAATATAAGTGGGGTTATATTGATAAACAGGGGAAGGTAATTATTGAGCCTCGATTTGATAGGGCGGACATCTTTGTACCGAAGACAGGTTACGCGCGCGTAAAAATTGACGGGAGGTATTGGTACATTGATAAAAAGGGAAGTCTTATTAAAGAGGCAGAACCGCCGCGCAGACAATGCCAGCTTAAACTTTAG
- the rplC gene encoding 50S ribosomal protein L3: MRNYTMGLLGKKLGMTQIFTDDGKVVPVTVVQAGPCAVVQVKTGDTANYSAIQLGFDEGKAASFTKPLKGHFAKAKTAAFKLLREIRLPSDEIKNFSAGQVIGADIFDAGDFIDVSGTSKGKGFAGVIKRHHFSGFPGSHGTHECFRHGGSVGQHTFPGRIFKGLGMPGHLGAARSTVQNLQVARVIKDKNLLLIRGAVPGASGGYLVIRKAIKKKPKAAGKKGGY, from the coding sequence ATGAGAAATTATACAATGGGCCTCCTGGGCAAAAAGCTTGGCATGACCCAGATATTCACCGATGATGGCAAGGTTGTTCCCGTCACCGTCGTACAGGCCGGGCCATGCGCGGTTGTCCAGGTAAAAACAGGGGATACGGCGAACTACAGCGCCATCCAGCTCGGTTTCGACGAGGGCAAGGCCGCGTCATTCACCAAACCGCTGAAAGGGCACTTCGCAAAGGCGAAGACGGCGGCGTTCAAGCTGCTCAGGGAGATACGCCTGCCGTCCGATGAGATCAAAAACTTCAGCGCCGGCCAGGTCATCGGGGCTGATATCTTCGACGCGGGCGATTTCATCGATGTCAGCGGCACGTCGAAAGGAAAAGGATTCGCGGGGGTGATCAAGCGCCACCATTTCAGCGGCTTCCCCGGTTCACACGGCACGCACGAATGTTTCCGTCACGGGGGTTCAGTCGGCCAGCATACGTTTCCCGGCAGAATCTTCAAGGGCCTCGGAATGCCGGGGCATCTCGGCGCCGCACGGAGCACCGTTCAGAACCTCCAGGTGGCCAGGGTGATCAAGGATAAGAATCTCCTCCTCATCAGGGGCGCTGTTCCCGGCGCGAGCGGGGGCTATCTGGTCATTAGAAAAGCAATCAAGAAGAAGCCGAAAGCGGCAGGCAAAAAAGGAGGTTACTAA